TCCCGAACTTACGCTTACCACGTTCTTCCCTCGCTGGTACATGGAGGATCCTGCCGAGGTCGATACGTGGTTCGAACGCGAGATGCCGGGGCCAGCGACACAGCCGCTTTTTGACCGGGCGCGCGACTATGGGATGGGCCTGTCTCTGGGGTATGCGGAACTGACGCCGGAAGGGCGGCATTTCAACACCTCGATCCTGACTGGCACAGATGGCACGGTTATCGGCAAATACCGCAAGGTCCATTTGCCGGGCCATTCAGAATTAGACACGGAACGCGCCTTTCAGCACCTTGAAAAACGCTACTTTGAACCAGGTGATCTGGGCTTTCCTGTCTGGCACGCCCATGGCGGGTTGATGGGGATGTGCATTTGCAATGACCGGCGCTGGCCCGAGACCTATCGCGTGATGGGCCTGCAGGGGGTGGAAATGGTGATGCTGGGCTATAACACGCCGTCAGTGAATTCGCAGATGTCTGCAGAAGGCCCCTCGGATCGGTTGTTCCATCACCGCCTATCCGTCCAATCAGGGGCCTATCAAAATGCCACCTGGGTTGTCGCTGTGGCAAAGGCCGGTGATGAGGACGGCCATCAGCTCATCGGAGGCACCGTGATCGTTGATCCCAACGGTAAAATCGTTGCT
This genomic interval from Paracoccaceae bacterium contains the following:
- a CDS encoding N-carbamoyl-D-amino-acid hydrolase, coding for MREVVTAALQMGPIQREESRAEVVARMISLLEQAHAAGATLAIFPELTLTTFFPRWYMEDPAEVDTWFEREMPGPATQPLFDRARDYGMGLSLGYAELTPEGRHFNTSILTGTDGTVIGKYRKVHLPGHSELDTERAFQHLEKRYFEPGDLGFPVWHAHGGLMGMCICNDRRWPETYRVMGLQGVEMVMLGYNTPSVNSQMSAEGPSDRLFHHRLSVQSGAYQNATWVVAVAKAGDEDGHQLIGGTVIVDPNGKIVAECDSEQDEMIVHACDLDLCTFGKSTIFDFARHRRIEHYGLITERTGAEPPKA